A window of candidate division KSB1 bacterium genomic DNA:
TTGTTCAGCAACACCAGATCAGCGGTTTGAATCTGACTTATGGGCGCCCGCAGCGTATCTTTTATCTTCAAGAAATTTTGACAATCCACCAGACAGATATTGGCTTTTAATTCGACATGGTTTTTCAAATTTGGCAGGGCCAGCATTTCCTCCATTTCCGAAGTATCAGCCAAGCCAGTTGCCTCGATGATGAGCAATTCTGGTCGCAGGTCGGTGGCGATCCGCTCGACTTCAAAAATAAAATCGGTCCGGACGCAGATACAAAACAAACTGCCTTTGTTCAATTCAACCTTTTGGTACGTGCCTGGCGTCAGCAACTCGCCATCGATTCCGACCTTGCCAAACTCATTGATCAAAAGCACCGTTCGTTTACTGCGATAGTGCCCAATCAGGCGATTGAGCAAGGTTGTCTTGCCGGCACCTAAAAAGCCAGTGAGTAGAATGGTGGGAATCATAATATTCAATAATTTTTAGTCGTTCGAAAATGCGTTTTTAGAATCGAATAAGTCAGCCGGCTGAGAGACAATCGGTCCATCAATCCTCGTTGCTTAATCAGCTATTCTTTATCCCAAATCCTTCAGCCATTCTTTAATCACCTCCACGCTCGGCACGCGACCGACGGATTTGAGCCGCTCGCGAACAGTCAATACTGCGGGAGCTGAGTTGACACCATATCGTTCAAGCTCCTTCGGATCAGTGAGTCGAACAACTTCTACTGTGCTGCCCAGTTCCTTGATCGCATGTTGCACGTTCGCCCAAGTTTGCTCAGATTTTTCGTCGTCAGATGTCAACACGAGCAACTGGTTTCGAGACTGCCGAAGCTTGAGATAAAATTTCTCATTGATCCGGTCCTGAATGGCCTGTATAAGCTCCTGTCGCGATGGAATGGTGCTCACAAATTTGATCTTCCCATCGATGCAAATGGTTGGGATATTTCTCACCATGAGCCCCATCATAAATTCCACCGACTCTTTCTCTTTGATCTTATGCTCGCGCCAAATTACCAGACCATTGAACAGCGGCACGATGGATTTCACCGCCTCGACCATATATTGGCACGGCGCACATCCCTCGGAGTCCAGGGTGATGACATCGACGATCACCTTATCGGCCTGACCATAATCCGCCAGGTCCATGCGACCGATGATCTCTTTCTTTTTTGCCAGTAGCTCTCGAGCAACTTGGCGTTTATAGGGGTCATGGACGATTTCAGCCACGGCTTCGAGGTTTCT
This region includes:
- a CDS encoding GTP-binding protein, which produces MIPTILLTGFLGAGKTTLLNRLIGHYRSKRTVLLINEFGKVGIDGELLTPGTYQKVELNKGSLFCICVRTDFIFEVERIATDLRPELLIIEATGLADTSEMEEMLALPNLKNHVELKANICLVDCQNFLKIKDTLRAPISQIQTADLVLLNKIDLVSDAQVEQVAAAVVSISPGVPILRTKYAEFDLTILDAIQHPKAVTTGELGEGRPDPVASVTLESEGQFTHESWDRFRDHLPTNLMRLKGFIFIGQQCYYVDATMDQFIMKPILDGSIRQNRLVLIGRRLNEEEIERQFFSNLFVRAAI